In Hippoglossus hippoglossus isolate fHipHip1 chromosome 24, fHipHip1.pri, whole genome shotgun sequence, a single genomic region encodes these proteins:
- the gpr132b gene encoding probable G-protein coupled receptor 132b has protein sequence MHELPVTDTVSLMNNESSLVKCELPYDDGRLPLVLLYSVVLVVGLPANLLTLYLTWLQVCRKNVLGVYLWSLSLCDLTYLLTLPLWAHYVSRGHVWPWSSAMCKLTGYIFFNNMYISIFLLCCISCDRYVAVVYSVESRGLRRQRLAVLIALAIVLLVAVGHLPVFTMSEGDAAEGDQRCFEPSQSSATVMCFNYARFIVGFLIPLLLLMATNRGILVNVQRSTGLRREQKERVRWLALAVVILFLVCFTPYHLILLVRAVMFHFTQPQDVTCLFEESMYTPYTISLGLSTVNSAINPILYVLSSENIRKELSRGLVQVCDQARLRPRSDSSQIQIQSNKNSSELNAATEGQQGGPPPGS, from the coding sequence ATGCACGAGCTTCCAGTGACCGACACAGTTTCCCTGATGAACAATGAGAGTTCGTTGGTGAAGTGTGAGCTGCCATACGATGACGGCCGTCTGCCACTGGTGCTGCTGTACAGCGTGGTGTTGGTGGTCGGACTGCCTGCGAACCTGCTGACCCTCTACCTCACCTGGCTGCAGGTGTGCAGGAAGAACGTGTTGGGTGTTTACCTGTGGAGCCTGTCGCTGTGTGACCTCACCTACCTGCTCACGCTGCCTCTGTGGGCGCACTACGTGAGCCGAGGTCACGTGTGGCCGTGGAGTTCAGCCATGTGTAAGCTAACGGGCTACATCTTCTTCAACAACATGTACATCAGCatcttcctgctctgctgcatctCCTGCGACCGCTACGTGGCCGTGGTCTACAGTGTGGAGTCCCGAGGTCTGCGGAGGCAGCGCCTCGCCGTGCTCATCGCCCTCGCCATCGTCCTGCTGGTCGCAGTCGGACACCTTCCTGTCTTCACCATGAGTGAGGGCGACGCTGCTGAGGGAGACCAGCGCTGCTTCGAGCCCAGTCAGAGCAGTGCGACCGTGATGTGCTTCAACTATGCGCGCTTCATAGTCGGCTTCTTGATCCCACTGTTGCTGCTGATGGCGACGAACCGTGGCATCCTGGTCAACGTGCAGCGCAGCACGGGGCTGCGGCGGGAGCAGAAAGAGCGGGTCCGCTGGTTGGCATTGGCGGTGGTCATCCTGTTCCTGGTCTGCTTCACCCCGTACCATCTAATTCTGCTGGTCAGGGCTGTCATGTTCCACTTCACTCAGCCGCAAGACGTCACCTGTCTGTTCGAGGAGAGCATGTACACCCCCTACACCATCTCCCTCGGCCTCTCCACCGTCAACAGCGCCATCAACCCAATCCTCTACGTCCTGTCCAGTGAAAACATCCGCAAAGAGCTGAGCCGAGGCCTCGTGCAGGTCTGTGACCAAGCTCGTCTGAGACCAAGATCCGACAGCAGccagatccagatccagtcCAACAAGAACTCGTCAGAGCTGAATGCAGCAACCGAGGGGCAACAAGGAGGACCACCTCCGGGTTCCTAA